The Methanoregula boonei 6A8 genome has a window encoding:
- a CDS encoding PAS domain S-box protein — translation MGEERDLSERKPGDPSSGLRDFGGNSDQIPTKREVAGTMEDAVFLEPGDENTQNIIRAISHKTAGVVVQLLSSEGPLSLSDIANRLEISMNAAKYHIVNLTKAGVLEISRTRYSVKGKKVKIYQVKSQVFLVSPTVTSADQLKKAVMKHRAEIGEPVRIILKWDKSGKITYFNESGHRFFGFDHHEVIGKPLVGTIVPDKESGSERDLEYMIENILTHPENHQANENENITKDGTRVWIRWSNKPIYDKKGELIGMFSIGTDMTEHKAEEESIFRADNDTLT, via the coding sequence ATGGGCGAAGAACGAGATCTGAGTGAAAGGAAACCTGGCGACCCGTCATCCGGCCTTCGTGATTTTGGCGGGAACTCCGATCAAATCCCGACAAAGAGAGAAGTGGCCGGCACCATGGAAGATGCGGTCTTCTTAGAGCCGGGTGACGAGAACACTCAGAATATCATACGGGCGATCTCCCACAAGACTGCAGGGGTTGTGGTTCAGCTCCTGTCCTCCGAAGGACCGCTCAGCCTGTCTGATATTGCCAATCGGCTTGAAATATCCATGAACGCTGCCAAGTATCATATCGTGAATCTTACAAAAGCCGGAGTTCTGGAGATCTCCAGGACCCGGTACAGCGTTAAAGGGAAAAAAGTCAAGATTTACCAGGTGAAAAGCCAGGTCTTTCTCGTTTCCCCTACGGTGACCAGTGCCGATCAGCTCAAAAAAGCAGTAATGAAACACCGGGCTGAAATCGGGGAACCGGTCCGGATAATCCTGAAATGGGATAAATCCGGGAAAATAACCTACTTCAATGAATCCGGCCACCGGTTTTTCGGCTTTGATCACCACGAAGTTATCGGAAAACCGCTGGTGGGAACCATTGTCCCGGACAAGGAATCGGGTTCAGAACGCGATCTCGAATACATGATTGAAAATATCCTCACGCATCCGGAAAATCACCAGGCCAATGAGAATGAGAATATCACCAAAGACGGTACCCGGGTCTGGATCCGGTGGAGTAACAAACCAATCTACGATAAAAAAGGCGAATTGATCGGAATGTTTAGCATCGGTACGGACATGACTGAGCACAAAGCAGAGGAAGAATCGATCTTCCGGGCAGACAATGATACCCTGACCTGA
- a CDS encoding DUF3821 domain-containing protein: MTRQSMFALCTLGLLVLVAAVPVSATCYAINNTITVPGATVFIGEQQLNLNNLTASDPLLKSDDAIGWWASAASPATSAPARSYRLSNLDLGSFYVSPAAFGNWPGNWYGMKNGMWDGGPALFSVQDPRVSLDIWDLSTATTVTGGTVHRGDYLAFRISTNMQSALDPAKRGQSATGAEAGNFDLQVKGPTGITYTELLSGTGSDATSLTSQNANLPLWFWGTKDAKVPSSSNAAANWSTGAVDQTGQNAYPSGVYTVTARSRLNGMYDNYQNGGATYTGKTVSQPATVSISVPRNPVIPETS, from the coding sequence ATGACCAGACAATCTATGTTTGCACTCTGTACGCTGGGTCTGTTGGTTCTTGTCGCAGCAGTGCCCGTATCGGCAACCTGCTATGCTATCAACAACACGATTACCGTCCCGGGTGCGACAGTGTTTATTGGAGAACAGCAACTGAACCTGAACAACTTAACCGCATCTGACCCGCTCCTGAAGTCAGACGACGCGATCGGCTGGTGGGCGTCCGCAGCATCGCCTGCTACCTCTGCACCTGCGCGATCCTACCGTTTGAGTAACCTTGACCTGGGATCTTTTTATGTCTCTCCTGCTGCCTTTGGGAATTGGCCGGGCAACTGGTATGGTATGAAGAATGGAATGTGGGACGGCGGGCCTGCACTCTTCTCGGTACAGGATCCCCGTGTCTCTCTCGACATCTGGGATCTTTCCACCGCAACCACAGTAACCGGCGGTACGGTGCACAGGGGAGATTACCTTGCGTTCCGTATCAGCACGAACATGCAGTCTGCACTTGACCCGGCCAAACGCGGCCAGAGTGCTACCGGTGCCGAGGCGGGTAACTTCGATCTCCAGGTAAAGGGTCCCACCGGCATCACGTACACTGAGCTGCTCAGCGGCACGGGTTCCGATGCTACGAGCCTTACGTCTCAGAATGCCAATCTCCCGTTGTGGTTCTGGGGAACAAAGGACGCAAAGGTCCCGTCATCCTCCAACGCAGCAGCCAACTGGTCGACCGGTGCAGTCGATCAGACCGGACAAAATGCCTACCCGTCCGGTGTGTACACCGTTACCGCCCGCTCCCGGCTTAACGGCATGTATGATAACTATCAAAATGGCGGCGCAACATACACCGGTAAGACCGTCAGCCAGCCCGCAACGGTCAGTATTTCCGTACCCCGTAACCCGGTGATTCCGGAGACTTCCTGA
- a CDS encoding CBS domain-containing protein, which produces MNGSYKIGRLFGIPVLIHFSFLIVIPLLAWIIGIQIALTTTTIQYIFQVPIDTTLITAGFMPWILGTIVALGLFLGVLVHEIAHCIVARKKGVRIQSITLLMFGGVSRMEEEGVPDPKVELPMALVGPFTSLLFGLVCAGLVYLVPGMTPYPAIAGILIFIFGYVAVLNILLFAFNLIPAFPMDGGRVLRAALAQRMPVHKATRIAANIGKGFAIIFGIIGLLFFNPFLILIALFVYIGAGSEATMDQFTYLLHNVTAESTMSSPVTSVTPALSLSKVAEMMLSTKHLGFPVVEHDKLVGMITLVDVNRISPADREAKQVRDIMTRDPVTLPPSAPVMDALRIMSARNIGRIPIAQDGRIIGIVTRSDILKVAELKKA; this is translated from the coding sequence ATGAACGGCTCCTATAAGATTGGACGGCTCTTTGGCATTCCTGTTCTGATCCATTTTTCGTTTCTGATTGTTATCCCCCTTTTAGCGTGGATCATCGGAATCCAGATCGCACTTACCACAACTACGATCCAGTATATTTTCCAGGTTCCCATAGATACCACCCTGATCACGGCGGGATTCATGCCATGGATCCTCGGCACCATCGTCGCACTCGGGCTTTTTTTGGGAGTTCTGGTCCACGAAATCGCCCATTGCATTGTTGCCAGGAAAAAGGGTGTGAGGATCCAGAGTATCACCCTGCTCATGTTCGGTGGTGTCTCCCGGATGGAGGAAGAAGGAGTACCGGATCCGAAAGTTGAGCTCCCCATGGCACTGGTCGGGCCATTCACCAGCCTTCTCTTCGGTCTCGTATGCGCCGGTCTCGTCTACCTTGTCCCGGGAATGACCCCTTATCCCGCGATCGCCGGCATCCTCATTTTTATCTTCGGGTACGTTGCCGTGCTTAACATCCTTCTCTTTGCATTTAACCTGATCCCGGCATTTCCCATGGATGGCGGCAGGGTACTCCGGGCGGCACTGGCACAACGAATGCCCGTCCACAAGGCGACCCGGATTGCTGCCAATATTGGTAAGGGGTTTGCCATTATTTTTGGCATCATCGGCCTGTTATTCTTCAACCCGTTCCTGATCCTTATCGCACTTTTTGTCTACATCGGGGCAGGCTCGGAAGCAACCATGGACCAGTTCACCTACCTGTTGCACAACGTTACGGCAGAGAGCACGATGAGTTCTCCGGTAACGTCCGTGACACCGGCCCTCTCACTTTCAAAGGTGGCAGAGATGATGCTTTCCACCAAGCACCTAGGTTTCCCGGTTGTCGAACATGACAAACTTGTAGGAATGATCACGCTTGTGGATGTGAACCGTATCTCACCGGCCGATCGCGAGGCAAAGCAGGTCCGCGACATCATGACCCGCGATCCGGTTACCCTTCCGCCATCTGCACCGGTCATGGACGCCTTAAGAATCATGTCAGCCCGCAATATCGGGAGGATCCCCATAGCTCAGGACGGCAGGATCATCGGTATTGTCACCCGTTCCGATATCCTGAAAGTGGCCGAGCTCAAAAAGGCATGA
- a CDS encoding flavin reductase family protein, with the protein MDKITLGPMPYMSVLPTVIVGANVDGKANYMTAGAATIACIAPPMVCVALNKARYTVKGIGENKTFSLNIPSARLAVETDYCGIVSGATEDKSGVFGSFYGTLKTAPMAEECPVNIECKLFKAIDCGSHLLHIGEVVEVYADKGCITDKKPDVAKINPILLSQSTYFDIGKQVEKAFSAGKKYRKK; encoded by the coding sequence ATGGATAAAATCACGCTCGGCCCGATGCCGTATATGAGTGTCCTGCCCACGGTGATCGTGGGTGCAAATGTGGACGGAAAAGCAAACTACATGACCGCCGGGGCGGCAACGATCGCCTGCATAGCTCCGCCCATGGTCTGCGTTGCGCTCAACAAGGCCCGGTACACGGTGAAGGGAATTGGTGAGAACAAGACATTCAGCCTGAATATACCGTCAGCCAGGCTGGCAGTTGAGACCGACTACTGCGGTATTGTATCCGGGGCCACGGAGGACAAGTCCGGGGTCTTTGGGTCGTTCTACGGCACGCTGAAAACTGCACCCATGGCAGAGGAATGCCCGGTCAATATCGAGTGCAAACTCTTCAAAGCCATTGACTGCGGGAGCCACCTGCTGCATATAGGCGAGGTTGTCGAGGTCTACGCCGACAAGGGCTGCATAACTGACAAAAAACCGGATGTCGCAAAGATAAACCCGATCTTACTTTCCCAGTCCACCTATTTCGATATCGGAAAACAGGTCGAAAAGGCATTCTCGGCCGGAAAGAAATACCGGAAAAAGTAA
- a CDS encoding ribonuclease HI family protein has product MSGSHSEKSASPTLTVYTDGASRGNPGLAAYGFIFVRNNEIIFEEARTIGTATNNTAEYYAILSALKKATEFASESILVYSDSELVIKQINNQYRITKPHLAQLRAELALLEKNFTDLHFRNVPRENIFIRRCDELCNRALDRETEV; this is encoded by the coding sequence ATGTCTGGTTCTCATTCAGAAAAGTCCGCCTCTCCCACCCTTACGGTGTATACTGATGGGGCCTCGCGGGGAAATCCGGGGCTCGCGGCATACGGGTTCATCTTTGTCAGGAATAATGAGATTATCTTTGAAGAAGCCAGAACGATCGGAACGGCCACCAATAATACTGCTGAATATTACGCGATCCTGTCGGCACTAAAAAAGGCAACTGAATTTGCCAGTGAATCAATACTTGTCTATTCCGACAGCGAGCTCGTGATAAAGCAGATCAATAACCAGTACCGTATCACAAAACCACATCTTGCCCAGCTCCGGGCAGAACTTGCGCTCTTAGAAAAAAATTTTACTGATCTTCATTTCCGGAATGTACCCCGGGAAAATATTTTTATCCGGCGTTGTGATGAACTCTGCAATCGGGCTTTGGACCGGGAAACGGAGGTGTGA
- a CDS encoding 2-amino-3,7-dideoxy-D-threo-hept-6-ulosonate synthase, whose amino-acid sequence MRGKEIRLERIMNRNTKKTIIVPMDHGVSDGPIPGLIDMGQTVNLIADGGANAVIGHVGLALHGHRQGGRDIGLILHLSASTKLAPDPNEKVLVNSVTNALKMGADAVSMHVNIGAESEATMLSDLGTVAVECMEWGMPLLAMMYPRGKNIKTNNDLDQVKLAARVAAELGADIVKTVYTGDPESFREVTRGCPVPVVVAGGSKTDDRTTLELIEGAMAGGAAGISIGRNAFQHRTPDKFVRAAACIVHQNKSVEEALKILG is encoded by the coding sequence ATGAGAGGAAAGGAAATTCGCCTGGAAAGGATCATGAACCGCAATACGAAAAAAACGATCATCGTGCCAATGGATCACGGGGTCTCTGACGGGCCGATACCGGGCCTGATCGATATGGGCCAGACCGTGAACCTGATCGCGGACGGCGGGGCAAACGCGGTGATCGGCCACGTGGGCCTTGCACTGCACGGCCACCGCCAGGGCGGCCGGGACATCGGCCTTATCCTGCACCTGTCGGCAAGCACGAAACTTGCACCGGACCCAAACGAGAAGGTGCTCGTGAACTCGGTCACGAATGCGCTCAAGATGGGCGCCGATGCGGTCTCGATGCACGTGAACATCGGCGCCGAGTCCGAGGCAACGATGCTCTCCGATCTCGGCACGGTCGCAGTCGAGTGCATGGAATGGGGGATGCCGCTCCTTGCGATGATGTACCCACGCGGGAAGAACATCAAGACGAATAACGATCTCGACCAGGTCAAGCTCGCGGCCCGGGTAGCAGCGGAGCTCGGCGCTGATATTGTAAAGACCGTGTACACCGGCGACCCTGAGTCCTTCCGCGAAGTGACCCGGGGCTGCCCGGTGCCGGTGGTGGTTGCCGGAGGTTCAAAGACGGATGACCGCACAACACTGGAATTAATAGAAGGCGCGATGGCAGGCGGTGCGGCCGGGATCTCGATTGGCCGCAATGCCTTCCAGCACCGGACCCCGGACAAATTTGTCCGGGCAGCGGCCTGTATCGTGCACCAGAACAAGAGCGTGGAAGAAGCGCTCAAAATCCTCGGGTAA
- a CDS encoding 2-amino-3,7-dideoxy-D-threo-hept-6-ulosonate synthase has protein sequence MIGKDIRIERIIDRNTGRAVIIPMDHGFSMGQIDGLLDMTKVITDVSEGGANAIVLHKGMVKRGHRKHGRDIGLIVHLSGSTSLNPDPNDKVLVCTVEEAIALGADAVSIHINLGAPNESKMLEDGARIVRDCNRWGMPLLVMIYPRGKGIDPSSPQTVGHCVRVAEELGADLIKTTYPGSPEAFARITKACSVPVFVAGGEKCSDLESLEMIRDSVAAGGAGVCMGRNAFQRENTRAFVHSICRVVHHNVDPKKALEQP, from the coding sequence ATGATTGGAAAAGATATCAGGATCGAACGGATCATTGACCGGAACACGGGACGGGCCGTGATCATTCCCATGGACCACGGTTTTTCCATGGGCCAGATTGACGGCCTGCTGGACATGACCAAAGTGATCACAGACGTGAGCGAGGGCGGCGCAAACGCGATCGTGCTCCACAAGGGCATGGTCAAGCGCGGCCACCGCAAGCACGGCAGGGACATCGGGCTGATTGTGCACCTCTCGGGCAGTACCTCGCTCAACCCGGACCCGAATGACAAGGTGCTGGTCTGCACGGTCGAAGAGGCAATCGCGCTCGGCGCTGATGCGGTCTCTATCCACATCAATCTCGGTGCGCCCAATGAATCCAAGATGCTCGAAGACGGTGCAAGGATCGTCCGGGACTGCAACCGCTGGGGCATGCCGCTTCTCGTGATGATCTACCCGAGGGGCAAAGGCATCGACCCGTCATCCCCGCAGACCGTGGGCCACTGTGTACGCGTGGCTGAAGAGCTCGGCGCTGACTTAATCAAGACCACGTACCCGGGCAGCCCCGAGGCATTTGCACGGATCACGAAAGCCTGCTCGGTGCCGGTCTTTGTGGCAGGCGGCGAAAAGTGCAGCGACCTTGAATCGTTGGAGATGATCCGGGACTCGGTTGCTGCCGGCGGTGCGGGCGTTTGCATGGGACGAAACGCGTTCCAGCGCGAAAACACCCGTGCGTTTGTCCACTCCATCTGCCGCGTTGTCCATCACAACGTTGATCCAAAGAAGGCGCTGGAGCAGCCGTAA
- a CDS encoding 3-dehydroquinate synthase II, translating to MKQFWVDARPWNKDVVTTAIESGADAVVAEKAADVKRLGRITTVAPDGDLVPGKDVIECTITDKASENEAAANGKNRIVIVTTSDWTVIPLENLVAQSDKIIAEVKNVHEAELAIHVLEKGVYGILLKTSDPAVVKAVAALVKSTSGSVQLVPFTVTKIHPVGMGDRVCVDTCSMLADGDGMLMGNTSSAMLLVHAETLENPYVAPRPFRVNAGAVHAYILLPDGKTAYLADLSIGGQVLVSDHKGAGRSAIVGRTKIERRPLLLVEATAEGGAKASLILQNAETIRLVAPDGSAISVVNLAPGNKILGCALEGGRHFGMAVKETIREK from the coding sequence ATGAAGCAGTTCTGGGTGGATGCCCGGCCGTGGAACAAGGATGTTGTGACCACCGCCATTGAGAGCGGTGCGGATGCGGTGGTGGCAGAGAAGGCAGCAGATGTAAAGCGTCTTGGCCGGATCACGACCGTTGCCCCGGACGGCGATCTTGTCCCGGGGAAAGACGTGATCGAGTGCACGATCACGGATAAGGCAAGCGAGAACGAGGCGGCAGCGAATGGCAAAAACAGGATCGTGATCGTGACCACGAGCGACTGGACGGTCATCCCGCTCGAAAACCTGGTGGCCCAGTCGGATAAGATCATTGCGGAGGTAAAAAACGTGCACGAGGCAGAGCTTGCCATCCACGTACTCGAAAAGGGCGTGTACGGGATCCTCTTAAAGACCAGCGACCCTGCGGTGGTAAAAGCCGTTGCTGCGCTTGTCAAGAGCACCTCCGGCAGCGTGCAGCTCGTTCCCTTCACGGTTACAAAGATCCATCCCGTGGGCATGGGCGACCGGGTCTGCGTGGACACCTGCTCGATGCTTGCCGATGGCGACGGTATGCTGATGGGTAACACCTCGTCTGCCATGCTTCTTGTCCATGCGGAGACGCTCGAAAACCCGTATGTGGCCCCCCGCCCGTTCCGGGTAAACGCCGGCGCCGTGCATGCCTACATCCTGCTCCCGGACGGGAAGACCGCGTACCTTGCCGATCTCAGTATTGGCGGACAGGTGCTCGTCTCTGATCACAAGGGCGCAGGGAGGTCCGCGATCGTGGGCCGGACGAAAATTGAGCGAAGGCCGCTCCTCCTTGTCGAGGCAACAGCCGAAGGCGGGGCAAAGGCAAGCCTCATCCTCCAGAACGCAGAGACAATCCGGCTGGTGGCCCCCGACGGGAGCGCGATCTCGGTCGTGAACCTTGCACCCGGGAATAAGATCCTCGGCTGTGCCCTTGAAGGCGGCAGGCATTTTGGCATGGCCGTCAAAGAGACGATCCGCGAGAAATGA
- a CDS encoding prephenate dehydrogenase/arogenate dehydrogenase family protein, giving the protein MKAGIIGGTGKMGKLFRPVFERADYEVIVSGRSTGVTNAEIAETCDLVIVSIPIRDTIRVIEEIAPLLNESQVLCDFTSLKVAPVAAMLTSRAQVIGLHPMFGPTVSSIARQTIVMCPARVTGTTLSDLRHIFLREGAVCTIATPEEHDRMMAIVQGLTHFVTICMADSIRRLGVDIEKTEPFMSPVYQIELSLVGRLLSQDPALYADILQENPFVPEVLAACRAAAADLAGIVASGDPEAFAEFFSRDTEHLGTYCKRGQVLTDTLIECMVKK; this is encoded by the coding sequence ATGAAGGCAGGCATCATCGGCGGCACCGGCAAGATGGGAAAACTGTTCCGCCCTGTTTTTGAGCGGGCGGACTATGAGGTGATCGTATCCGGGCGGTCCACCGGGGTGACAAACGCAGAGATCGCGGAAACCTGCGATCTCGTGATTGTCTCGATCCCCATCCGCGACACAATCCGGGTGATCGAAGAGATTGCCCCGCTCCTGAACGAAAGCCAGGTCCTCTGCGACTTCACCTCGCTCAAGGTGGCGCCGGTAGCGGCAATGCTCACATCCAGAGCGCAGGTGATCGGGCTCCACCCGATGTTTGGGCCCACCGTCTCATCCATTGCCCGCCAGACCATTGTGATGTGCCCGGCGCGGGTTACCGGGACAACGCTCTCCGATCTCCGGCACATTTTCCTGCGCGAAGGGGCAGTCTGCACGATTGCAACCCCGGAGGAGCATGACCGGATGATGGCGATCGTCCAGGGGCTCACCCACTTTGTCACGATCTGCATGGCCGACTCTATCCGCCGCCTTGGCGTGGACATAGAAAAGACCGAACCGTTCATGAGCCCGGTGTACCAGATCGAGCTCTCGCTTGTGGGCCGGCTCCTCTCACAGGACCCGGCGCTCTACGCAGATATCCTGCAGGAAAACCCGTTTGTGCCCGAAGTCCTTGCCGCGTGCAGGGCTGCGGCCGCCGACCTTGCAGGCATTGTTGCCTCCGGCGATCCCGAAGCATTCGCGGAGTTTTTCTCCCGGGACACGGAGCACCTTGGCACCTATTGCAAACGCGGG